In Lactobacillus sp. PV012, one genomic interval encodes:
- the ileS gene encoding isoleucine--tRNA ligase — protein MKMKDTLNLGKTKFKMRGNLPVREAQWQKEWEDNKLYEKRLKLNEGKPRFDLHDGPPFANGNIHMGHSMNKISKDIIVRYKNMSGFYAPYVPGWDTHGLPIEQQLAKKGIKRKEMSMAEYRQLCYDYAMSQIEKQKADFKRLGVMGDWEHPYITLQPEFEAAEIRVFGEMFDKGYIYKGKKPVYWSWSSESTLAEAEVEYKDVEANSIFVAFPVKDGKGLLDEQNTYFVIWTTTPWTIPANEAIAVNPTFEYSVVKVGDKQFVVATGLLDQVAQEIGWENYEVVKTLKGADMEYMTAKHPLYDDRESLVIEGFHVTLDDGTGLVHTAPGFGEDDFNVGQKYHLPVFSPVDSQGKYTDEVPELEGMFYQDVDKLMVEKLKDNGSLLKLKVFTHSYPHDWRTKKPLIFRATTQWFASIEPFRQQILDEIENASFSPSWGKTRLYNMIKDRGDWVISRQRAWGVPLPIFYAEDGTPIVTKETINHVADIFEKEGSNAWFKKSAKELLPEGFTSEHSPNGKFTKETDILDVWFDSGSSWSAVMDQRPDLKAPADLYLEGSDQYRGWFNSSLITSVATTGKAPYKKILSQGFVLDDKGHKMSKSLGNVISPNDVIKQMGAEIIRLWVAGADTTSDVAVSQDILRQAAESYRKIRNTMRYMLANTSDFDPKENAIAYPDMSGVDQYLEVKLNKLIEACLKAYENFDFNTVYKKVFSFISNDLSAFYLDFAKDILYIDPENSETRRSMQTVIYDVLVKLTKLLTPILPHTMEEVWGYLKEPEDYVQLAEMPEVAHFANESEILEDWNAFMRVRADVLKALEVARADKIIGKSFEAHVTLYPTKETAELLKKLKGNLRQILIVSELTISDAPAPADAPKYESGSIVVEPAEGKVCERCRRITTDVGSDPRFPELCARCAEIVEKNFPQAAEEGFDK, from the coding sequence ATGAAAATGAAAGATACTTTGAATTTGGGAAAGACTAAATTCAAAATGCGTGGTAATCTTCCCGTTCGTGAAGCACAATGGCAAAAAGAATGGGAAGACAATAAATTATATGAAAAAAGACTAAAACTAAATGAGGGTAAGCCAAGATTTGATCTACATGATGGTCCTCCATTTGCTAATGGTAATATCCATATGGGACACTCCATGAACAAAATCTCTAAAGATATTATCGTCCGTTATAAAAATATGAGCGGCTTTTATGCTCCTTATGTACCAGGTTGGGATACACATGGTTTACCTATTGAACAGCAATTAGCGAAGAAAGGCATTAAGCGTAAAGAAATGTCGATGGCTGAATATCGTCAACTCTGTTATGATTATGCGATGTCTCAGATCGAAAAACAAAAAGCTGATTTTAAACGCTTAGGTGTAATGGGGGATTGGGAACATCCGTATATCACACTTCAACCAGAATTCGAAGCTGCTGAAATTCGTGTATTTGGTGAAATGTTTGATAAAGGATACATCTATAAGGGTAAGAAACCTGTTTATTGGTCCTGGTCATCAGAATCAACTTTGGCAGAAGCAGAAGTGGAATATAAAGATGTTGAAGCAAATTCAATCTTTGTGGCTTTCCCTGTTAAAGATGGTAAAGGCTTATTAGATGAACAAAATACTTATTTTGTAATTTGGACTACAACTCCATGGACAATTCCAGCTAATGAAGCAATTGCTGTTAACCCAACTTTTGAATATTCAGTAGTTAAAGTGGGGGATAAACAATTTGTAGTAGCAACCGGATTGTTAGATCAAGTTGCCCAAGAAATTGGTTGGGAGAACTACGAAGTTGTTAAGACTTTAAAGGGAGCAGACATGGAATATATGACTGCTAAGCATCCCCTTTACGATGACAGAGAAAGTCTTGTAATTGAGGGATTCCATGTTACTTTAGATGATGGTACTGGATTAGTTCATACAGCTCCTGGTTTTGGTGAAGACGACTTTAATGTAGGTCAAAAATATCATCTACCTGTCTTTAGTCCAGTGGATTCACAAGGAAAATATACCGACGAGGTCCCAGAACTTGAAGGGATGTTTTACCAAGATGTAGATAAGTTAATGGTAGAAAAGTTAAAGGATAACGGATCTTTATTAAAACTTAAAGTATTTACTCACTCCTATCCTCATGATTGGAGAACTAAGAAGCCACTTATTTTCCGTGCTACAACTCAATGGTTTGCCTCAATTGAACCATTTAGACAACAAATCTTGGATGAAATCGAAAACGCTAGCTTCTCACCAAGTTGGGGTAAAACTCGTCTTTACAATATGATTAAGGATCGTGGAGATTGGGTAATTTCACGTCAACGTGCTTGGGGAGTTCCATTACCAATCTTTTATGCCGAAGATGGCACACCAATTGTAACTAAAGAAACAATTAACCATGTAGCTGATATCTTTGAAAAAGAAGGCTCAAATGCTTGGTTTAAGAAGAGTGCAAAAGAATTGTTACCTGAAGGATTTACTTCCGAACATTCACCAAATGGAAAGTTTACTAAGGAAACAGATATCCTTGATGTATGGTTTGACTCAGGAAGTTCTTGGTCAGCAGTAATGGATCAACGTCCAGACCTCAAGGCACCTGCTGATTTATACTTAGAAGGTAGTGACCAATATCGTGGCTGGTTTAACTCAAGCTTAATCACTTCAGTTGCAACTACTGGGAAGGCACCATATAAGAAGATTCTTTCTCAAGGATTTGTTTTAGATGATAAAGGCCATAAAATGTCTAAGTCATTGGGTAATGTAATTTCACCAAATGATGTTATCAAGCAAATGGGTGCAGAAATTATTCGTCTTTGGGTAGCAGGGGCAGATACAACTTCTGATGTAGCAGTTTCACAAGATATTTTGCGTCAAGCAGCTGAAAGCTACCGAAAGATTAGAAATACTATGCGCTATATGTTGGCAAATACTTCAGATTTTGATCCAAAGGAAAATGCAATTGCTTATCCAGATATGTCTGGTGTAGATCAATATTTAGAGGTTAAATTAAACAAATTAATTGAAGCATGTCTTAAAGCATATGAAAACTTTGACTTTAACACAGTTTATAAAAAGGTGTTTAGTTTTATTTCCAATGATTTATCAGCCTTTTATCTTGACTTTGCGAAAGATATTCTTTACATTGATCCTGAAAACAGCGAAACGCGTCGCTCTATGCAAACAGTAATTTATGATGTTTTGGTTAAATTGACAAAACTTTTGACCCCAATTTTGCCTCATACAATGGAAGAAGTTTGGGGATATTTAAAAGAACCTGAAGATTACGTTCAATTAGCCGAAATGCCAGAAGTTGCACACTTTGCTAATGAAAGTGAAATTTTGGAAGATTGGAATGCCTTTATGCGTGTCAGAGCAGATGTATTGAAGGCTTTAGAAGTAGCAAGAGCAGATAAGATTATTGGTAAATCTTTTGAAGCTCATGTAACTTTATATCCAACTAAAGAAACTGCTGAGTTATTGAAGAAATTAAAGGGGAATCTCCGTCAAATTTTGATTGTCTCTGAATTAACAATTTCAGATGCTCCAGCTCCAGCAGATGCACCAAAATATGAAAGTGGTTCAATTGTAGTCGAACCAGCAGAAGGCAAAGTATGTGAAAGATGCCGTCGCATCACCACTGATGTTGGTAGTGATCCACGTTTCCCAGAATTATGTGCAAGATGTGCAGAAATCGTTGAGAAAAATTTCCCACAAGCAGCGGAAGAGGGTTTTGATAAATAA
- a CDS encoding DivIVA domain-containing protein, which yields MARLTPMNIHEKQFQTKFKGYDVDEVDGYLDQIVNDYGDVLDENVDLKNKIAHLEEQNQLLTDKTKEYDELKETLNRSLIAAQKLQEEAEQNSAKIVEDGQKQAQEIVEKAKGNAEDLDKNLKQEYTTLSEDYELLKKKVSNFRSEMKKQLQEQLDALSDDSWQYELDEYYGRSRLYPGDGSQPIAQSENELESKKDSETEKKSNENVVIDKSSDNEVQSESTTAPKIVLEDKSSEKQLEVNSSQNNNGPKIIFPDENKKE from the coding sequence ATGGCAAGATTAACTCCAATGAATATCCATGAAAAGCAATTTCAAACTAAATTTAAAGGTTATGATGTTGACGAAGTAGATGGATACTTAGATCAAATTGTGAATGATTATGGTGATGTGTTAGATGAAAATGTAGATTTAAAGAATAAAATTGCACATTTAGAGGAACAAAATCAACTTTTAACTGATAAAACAAAAGAATATGATGAATTAAAAGAAACCTTAAACCGGTCTTTAATTGCGGCCCAAAAATTGCAAGAAGAGGCAGAACAAAATTCAGCCAAGATTGTTGAAGATGGACAAAAACAAGCACAAGAAATTGTGGAAAAGGCAAAAGGAAACGCTGAAGACTTAGATAAAAACTTAAAACAAGAATACACAACTCTAAGTGAAGACTATGAACTTTTGAAGAAAAAAGTTAGCAACTTTCGTAGTGAGATGAAGAAGCAACTACAAGAACAATTAGATGCTTTAAGTGATGATAGTTGGCAATATGAATTAGATGAATACTACGGCCGTAGTCGTCTTTATCCAGGAGATGGGTCACAACCCATCGCTCAATCTGAAAATGAATTAGAAAGCAAAAAAGATTCAGAAACTGAAAAAAAATCTAATGAAAATGTAGTGATTGACAAAAGTAGTGATAATGAAGTACAATCTGAATCAACAACTGCTCCAAAAATTGTTTTAGAAGACAAATCAAGCGAAAAACAGTTGGAAGTGAATTCATCTCAGAACAATAATGGACCAAAGATTATTTTTCCAGATGAAAATAAAAAAGAATAA